In Pseudobacter ginsenosidimutans, the following are encoded in one genomic region:
- a CDS encoding SusC/RagA family TonB-linked outer membrane protein produces MKNFRRDLLLRRSCFTLNSLLGMLIFCLISLASMAGGPKNRFNNAGPDNEAVNDRFQLIITGKVTDEKGAPVGEVTIYEKGTNNSTVSKGDGSFSITVANEKSVLVFTLVSYSRQEIVVDGKRYILVSMVPISSAMDSTIVVGYGKQKKQSLVGAISQVKGETLQRAGGVSSLGAALTGNLPGVITVATQGTPGAEDPKIYIRGQSTWNNSDPLVLVDGIERPMNSVDIGSVETISVLKDASATAVFGVKGANGVILITTKRGREGKAEIRFTGNMTMKIPSKLASKHDAYDAIKIRDQAIERELGISPSSWFSYVPYAELEKYRNPANQAEAERYPNIDWQDQLIKNHVMSYNGSLNIAGGSPNVKYFSSIDLLHEGDIIKKIDNGKTYKPGYGFDRVNARTNLDFNLTKTTLLSANLSGSYGVKQDAYGQDSWEYRIWQSIYNNAPNLYYPRYSDGGWGYFPLETVSTINSLAVMGNNGIRKTTTTRITTDFTLRQDLGSILKGLAAKGTLSFDNSFVSQGGIYDNGNIQEEYIDPVTGEKKYSRYLGTNQFDWIPPRWNPNPDAVLNGSSYRKLFYQLQVDYARKFGMHDVTAMGLFSRDKYATGSEFEHFREDWVSRVTYNYDQRYFAEFNGAYNGSEKFGPDYRFAFFPSAAVGWMISNEKFMQGLVFLNSLKLRASYGQVGNDNVNGRWLYMTNWTYGGSTPLGSSAGQNSPYTWWSEAQASVGNPDIHWEKVTKANFGLDYTLWNGLVSGTVEVFNDYRTDILLAGSSRSVPSYFGVQPATANLGKVRNKGYEIELRLNKSLSRDLRVWANFAMTHAKDKIIEGEDAQLLDDYQKRAGKPINQAYSYVSSGYYNNWNEVYGSTRLNTYDNQKLPGNLNMIDYNGDGVIDNKDVVPTGYPERPQNTYNATLGIEWKGFSAFVQFYGVNNINRFLQLVSFSGQYHYDNVYKQGAYWTKDNPNADVPMPRYASVMPYYGTTYLYDGSYLRLKNAEIAYTFKLAQLKNIGVNAFRVYINGDNLLLWTKMPDDREVSMGAATAYPTIRRINLGCNITF; encoded by the coding sequence AATGCAGGACCTGATAATGAAGCTGTAAATGATCGCTTCCAGCTGATCATAACAGGGAAAGTAACAGATGAGAAAGGTGCTCCGGTAGGAGAGGTAACTATTTATGAAAAAGGGACCAATAATAGTACAGTATCAAAGGGTGATGGCAGCTTCTCTATCACCGTTGCAAATGAAAAATCGGTGCTGGTGTTCACGCTTGTAAGTTATTCACGCCAGGAGATCGTTGTTGATGGCAAGCGGTATATCCTGGTTAGTATGGTTCCTATTTCATCAGCGATGGACAGTACTATTGTGGTGGGCTATGGTAAACAAAAAAAGCAGAGCCTGGTGGGAGCCATATCACAGGTAAAAGGTGAAACACTGCAAAGGGCCGGAGGTGTTTCGAGCCTGGGCGCTGCGCTGACGGGAAACCTGCCAGGTGTGATCACTGTAGCAACGCAGGGAACACCGGGTGCGGAAGATCCGAAGATCTATATCAGGGGACAGAGTACCTGGAATAATAGTGATCCGCTGGTATTGGTAGATGGGATCGAACGTCCGATGAACAGTGTGGACATCGGTTCTGTAGAAACGATTTCTGTTCTGAAAGATGCTTCTGCCACAGCGGTGTTTGGTGTGAAAGGCGCCAATGGCGTTATCCTGATCACTACAAAACGAGGAAGGGAAGGCAAGGCTGAAATTCGATTTACCGGCAATATGACAATGAAGATCCCTTCTAAACTGGCAAGCAAACACGACGCTTATGATGCCATCAAGATCCGTGATCAGGCCATTGAAAGGGAATTGGGCATCTCTCCATCCTCCTGGTTTAGCTATGTGCCATATGCCGAGCTTGAAAAATACAGGAATCCGGCAAACCAGGCGGAAGCTGAACGGTATCCGAATATCGATTGGCAGGACCAATTGATCAAAAATCATGTGATGTCTTACAATGGCAGCCTGAATATTGCAGGTGGTTCTCCGAATGTAAAATACTTCTCATCTATCGACCTGCTGCATGAAGGTGATATCATCAAAAAGATCGATAATGGAAAAACCTATAAGCCGGGTTATGGGTTTGATCGTGTGAATGCACGCACCAACCTGGATTTCAATCTTACCAAAACCACTTTACTCTCGGCCAATCTCTCCGGCTCTTATGGTGTTAAGCAAGATGCGTATGGGCAGGACAGTTGGGAATACCGGATCTGGCAAAGTATCTATAATAATGCTCCCAATCTTTATTATCCACGTTATTCAGACGGCGGATGGGGATACTTTCCGCTGGAAACGGTATCTACCATAAACTCTCTCGCAGTAATGGGGAATAATGGAATACGGAAAACTACCACAACCCGTATCACTACTGATTTTACGCTCAGACAAGATCTTGGTTCGATCCTGAAAGGACTGGCCGCAAAGGGAACACTTTCATTCGACAATTCGTTTGTATCACAGGGAGGTATTTATGATAATGGGAATATTCAGGAAGAATATATCGACCCTGTGACCGGTGAAAAAAAGTACAGCCGGTACCTGGGAACAAATCAGTTCGATTGGATCCCGCCGCGTTGGAATCCCAATCCGGATGCAGTGTTGAACGGATCTTCCTACCGCAAACTGTTTTACCAGCTGCAGGTAGACTATGCAAGGAAATTTGGTATGCACGACGTTACTGCCATGGGATTGTTCAGTCGTGATAAATATGCAACCGGTAGTGAGTTTGAACATTTCAGGGAAGACTGGGTGAGCAGGGTCACTTATAATTATGATCAAAGATATTTTGCGGAATTCAATGGTGCCTACAACGGTTCTGAAAAATTTGGACCGGATTACCGGTTTGCTTTCTTTCCCTCTGCTGCGGTAGGCTGGATGATCAGTAATGAGAAATTCATGCAGGGCCTGGTATTCCTGAATTCACTGAAACTGCGCGCGTCCTACGGCCAGGTTGGAAATGATAACGTGAATGGACGTTGGCTGTATATGACAAACTGGACCTATGGCGGCAGTACGCCATTGGGCTCCTCTGCAGGTCAGAACAGTCCTTATACCTGGTGGTCTGAAGCGCAGGCCAGTGTTGGTAATCCTGATATCCATTGGGAGAAAGTGACCAAGGCCAATTTCGGGTTGGATTATACATTATGGAATGGCCTCGTGTCTGGAACAGTTGAGGTGTTCAATGATTATCGTACGGACATCCTGTTGGCCGGATCTTCCCGTTCAGTGCCTTCCTATTTCGGTGTTCAGCCGGCCACTGCCAATTTGGGAAAAGTGAGGAATAAAGGGTATGAGATCGAACTTCGTCTGAATAAATCCTTATCCAGGGATCTGAGGGTATGGGCAAATTTCGCGATGACCCATGCAAAAGACAAGATCATTGAAGGGGAAGATGCTCAACTGCTGGATGATTACCAGAAAAGAGCAGGAAAGCCAATCAATCAGGCATATTCATATGTTAGCAGCGGCTATTACAACAACTGGAACGAAGTGTATGGAAGTACACGCCTGAATACCTACGACAATCAGAAACTGCCAGGTAATCTTAATATGATCGATTATAACGGTGATGGAGTGATCGATAATAAAGATGTTGTACCCACCGGATATCCTGAAAGACCGCAGAACACTTACAATGCTACTTTGGGTATTGAGTGGAAAGGGTTCAGCGCTTTTGTTCAGTTCTACGGAGTGAACAATATCAATCGTTTCCTGCAATTAGTGAGTTTCTCCGGGCAGTACCATTACGACAATGTATATAAACAAGGCGCTTACTGGACGAAGGACAATCCCAATGCGGATGTTCCTATGCCCAGGTATGCCAGTGTAATGCCATACTACGGCACCACTTACCTGTATGATGGTTCTTACCTGCGATTGAAAAATGCAGAAATCGCTTATACATTCAAGTTAGCACAGCTGAAGAATATCGGAGTCAATGCATTCCGTGTTTATATCAACGGGGATAATCTCCTCTTATGGACAAAAATGCCAGATGATCGCGAAGTGAGTATGGGGGCAGCTACTGCTTATCCAACCATCAGACGCATCAACCTGGGTTGCAACATAACCTTTTAA
- a CDS encoding RagB/SusD family nutrient uptake outer membrane protein gives MKRYPNIIIASFILLALTGLAGCTRYLDRAPAADVSPTDAFMNFTNFQGFTEELYSLVPEYTSKTWACDWILGDEIIHKTGVTWLNEQLDNGDSWSWTTGEWISWLDAPRYVSDPTTGHGKGLWPNSWYGIHKANLGLANMDKLAGTQEEKDLIKGQLLFFRGWYHFELMTYWGGLPFIDTVLSPSAKLELPRLTYQAMADRVAADFRTAADLLPVNWDNTEAGKATLGKNQLRLTKIAALGYLGKNYLYAGSPLMNRSTTGNAGFDVNYCKKAADAFAELLKLVDNGETWVKLADFSQYSNLFYTNGGSFIPGYPEAIFQNPVYSSWFTGCPWGPSSIFAEGNIGGGYASPNARFVQNYGMANGLPIDDPLSGYDPANPWENRDPRFYHDIVIDRDQIIKGSAPADKEKFRYANLSINGFSRDNSAIGRTGYLLRKLTPMTANNIDNFPNNHMQLAYMRLADVYLMYAEAVLQGYGSASNAGPNYITPEAALNKVRDRCGAGRVDARFVADKDKFMSEIIRERAMELGFEEEFRYNDLRRWLLAEQLKYREKTAIDFDRDVNGKPINIRETVLVTRKFEDKNYWLPLKINDVNLYLSFPQNPGY, from the coding sequence ATGAAAAGGTATCCAAATATTATCATTGCCAGTTTTATCTTATTGGCACTAACGGGGCTGGCTGGTTGTACTCGTTATCTTGACAGGGCCCCTGCAGCAGATGTATCTCCAACCGATGCATTCATGAATTTTACAAATTTCCAGGGTTTCACTGAAGAGCTCTATTCCCTGGTCCCTGAATATACAAGCAAGACCTGGGCCTGTGACTGGATCCTGGGCGATGAGATCATTCACAAGACCGGCGTTACCTGGTTGAATGAGCAACTGGACAATGGTGATTCCTGGTCCTGGACCACCGGTGAATGGATCTCATGGCTGGATGCTCCCCGATATGTTTCTGACCCCACAACCGGACATGGCAAAGGCTTGTGGCCGAATTCCTGGTATGGGATCCATAAGGCCAATTTAGGATTGGCCAATATGGACAAACTTGCCGGTACGCAGGAAGAGAAGGACCTGATCAAAGGACAATTATTGTTTTTCAGAGGCTGGTATCATTTTGAATTGATGACCTATTGGGGTGGACTTCCATTCATCGATACGGTGTTATCGCCCAGTGCAAAACTGGAACTGCCGCGTCTGACTTACCAGGCCATGGCAGACCGCGTGGCAGCAGACTTCAGAACAGCAGCAGATCTGTTACCGGTTAACTGGGATAACACTGAAGCAGGTAAGGCAACGCTGGGTAAGAATCAGCTTCGTCTTACCAAAATTGCTGCACTGGGTTATCTCGGCAAGAATTATCTGTATGCGGGAAGCCCACTGATGAATCGTTCAACTACCGGAAATGCTGGTTTTGATGTTAACTATTGCAAGAAAGCGGCAGATGCATTTGCTGAGTTGCTGAAGTTGGTTGACAATGGTGAAACCTGGGTGAAACTGGCGGACTTTAGTCAATACAGTAACCTTTTCTATACCAATGGTGGAAGTTTCATCCCCGGATATCCTGAGGCTATCTTCCAGAATCCCGTTTACAGCTCCTGGTTCACCGGTTGTCCGTGGGGACCGAGTTCCATATTCGCCGAAGGAAATATCGGCGGAGGCTATGCTTCCCCCAATGCAAGATTTGTGCAGAATTATGGCATGGCCAATGGCCTTCCGATAGATGATCCCCTGTCAGGTTATGATCCTGCCAATCCCTGGGAGAACCGTGATCCGCGCTTTTACCACGATATCGTTATAGACAGGGACCAGATCATCAAAGGGTCTGCACCCGCCGATAAAGAAAAATTCCGTTACGCCAATCTGTCCATTAATGGATTCAGTCGCGATAACTCCGCAATAGGACGCACAGGGTATCTGCTCCGGAAACTCACTCCGATGACAGCCAACAATATCGACAACTTCCCCAATAACCATATGCAGCTCGCTTATATGCGTCTCGCCGATGTATACCTGATGTATGCTGAAGCTGTATTGCAGGGATATGGTTCAGCATCAAATGCAGGACCGAATTATATCACTCCTGAAGCGGCCCTCAACAAAGTAAGGGACCGTTGCGGTGCAGGAAGGGTTGATGCAAGATTTGTAGCGGACAAAGATAAATTCATGAGTGAGATCATTCGTGAACGCGCGATGGAACTTGGATTTGAAGAAGAGTTCCGTTACAACGACCTGCGCAGGTGGCTGCTTGCTGAACAATTGAAGTACAGGGAAAAAACTGCCATTGACTTTGATCGTGATGTTAACGGGAAACCGATAAATATTAGGGAAACAGTGTTGGTGACCCGCAAGTTCGAGGATAAGAATTACTGGTTGCCATTGAAGATAAACGATGTGAACCTGTATCTCTCCTTTCCCCAGAACCCCGGCTATTAA